One window from the genome of Cyprinus carpio isolate SPL01 chromosome B1, ASM1834038v1, whole genome shotgun sequence encodes:
- the LOC109070907 gene encoding circadian locomoter output cycles protein kaput-like isoform X3, whose product MSSRDRDDCSDFDELMEEDEKDKAKRVSRNKSEKKRRDQFNVLIKELGTMLPGNTRKMDKSTILQKSIDYLCKHKEIAAQSESSEIKQDWKPPFLSNEEFTQLMLEALDGFFIVMLTDGNIIYSSESVTSLLEHLPSDLVDQNLLNFLPVGEHDEVYKVLSSHPDIENLNSDYLKSKNQMEFCCHMLRGSVDPKKPPVYEYVKFIGNFKSLANMPLATRNGLEGILQHSLQPAFDDKVCFIATVRLAKPQFIKEMCMVEEPNEEFTSRHSLEWKFLLLDHRAPPIIGYMPFEVLGTSGYDYYHVDDLHSLAKCHEHLMQFGKGKSCYYRFLTKGQQWIWLQTNYYITYHQWNSRPEFIVCTHTVVSYAEVRAEQRREMGIEESPPELPRDKQSQISGSQSQLNTSRLKEVLECFSNSRTPSTSSRSSRKSSHTAVSDNTCTSTPSKLQMDVSTPPRPATVDMTPQRRSSISTQSMSSQNTNQTGSPVQINQQQQPQPQQQVQPNALLNAMQHLKEQLEQRTRMIEASIQKQQEELRQIHEQLQRVHGQGTQMILQQSGGGLSVQLPQVGGTQPNILGVGAQTGVVAIQGQNVTSTAQSGTVPQQQAPRSLQQGSSVTQRGPVYNTMMISQPANASVVQIPSSLAPKINQGNAVNRFPAGQQLVTKIVTAPMACGTVMVPTTMFMGQVVTAYSPFAQQQGQTQTIALQPQSTVTAEQQAQTTTLQTSQQQGATQQPFLQSTRLLHGNQSTQLILQAFPIQQQGTFPPSQQQQQQQQPYPQTQKQQKGTPSRQTDSTSAQSQ is encoded by the exons ATGAGCTCCAGAGACAG GGATGATTGTAGTGATTTTGATGAGCTGATGGAGGAAGATGAGAAAGATAAGGCAAAACG AGTTTCGAGAAATAAGTCAGAGAAGAAAAGGCGAGACCAGTTCAATGTCCTCATTAAAGAACTTGGCACCATGTTGCCTGGAAATACACGCAAGATGGACAAGTCTACAATATTGCAGAAAAGCATAGACTACCTGTGCAAACACAAAG AAATTGCTGCACAATCTGAGTCAAGTGAGATCAAGCAAGATTGGAAACCCCCCTTTCTTAGCAACGAGGAGTTTACACAGCTGATGCTAGAG gcgCTGGATGGGTTCTTTATAGTGATGCTGACAGACGGCAACATCATTTACTCCTCAGAAAGCGTAACATCTCTTCTTGAGCATTTGCCT TCGGACCTGGTGGATCAGAACCTTTTAAACTTTCTACCAGTGGGGGAGCATGACGAAGTCTATAAAGTGCTGTCCTCACACCCAGACATTGAAAACCTCAACTCTGATTACCTCAAAT CCAAGAACCAGATGGAGTTTTGTTGTCACATGCTCAGAGGTTCTGTGGATCCCAAGAAACCGCCTGTGTATGAATATGTGAAGTTTATTGGCAACTTTAAGTCACTCGCCAACA TGCCTCTTGCAACCCGAAATGGCCTTGAGGGAATTTTACAGCACTCGTTGCAACCGGCCTTTGACGATAAAGTCTGTTTTATTGCGACTGTGAGGCTCGCCAAACCCCAATTCATCAAA GAGATGTGCATGGTGGAGGAGCCCAATGAAGAATTTACGTCTCGACACAGTCTGGAGTGGAAATTCCTCTTATTAGATCACAG AGCACCTCCTATCATTGGCTATATGCCCTTTGAGGTGTTGGGAACATCAGGCTATGACTATTATCATGTAGACGACTTGCATTCGCTGGCCAAATGTCATGAGCATT TAATGCAGTTTGGTAAAGGGAAATCGTGTTATTATCGCTTTTTAACTAAAGGGCAGCAGTGGATTTGGCTCCAGACTAACTACTACATCACCTATCACCAGTGGAACTCACGACCAGAGTTTATTGTGTGCACGCACACAGTTGTGAG TTATGCTGAGGTGCGAGCAGAGCAGAGGAGAGAGATGGGTATAGAGGAATCTCCCCCTGAGCTGCCCAGAGATAAG CAGTCTCAGATTTCTGGCTCTCAATCTCAGTTAAACACCTCCAGACTGAAGGAGGTTCTGGAGTGCTTCAGTAACAGTCGCACACCTTCCACCTCCTCAAGGAGCTCCCGCAAGTCTTCGCACACCGCTGTCTCCGACAACACCTGCACCT CAACTCCTTCTAAGCTACAGATGGACGTGAGCACTCCACCCCGGCCCGCCACTGTTGATATGACACCCCAACGTCGTTCCTCTATCAGCACCCAG TCCATGAGTTCTCAGAACaccaatcagactggatctccgGTCCAAATCAACCAACAGCAACAACCTCAACCACAGCAACAGGTTCAACCTAATGCCCTG TTGAACGCAATGCAGCACCTGAAGGAGCAATTGGAGCAAAGGACACGCATGATCGAAGCTAGCATTCAGAAACAGCAGGAGGAACTGAGACAGATTCATGAGCAGCTCCAGAGGGTGCATGGACAGGGCACTCAG ATGATACTGCAGCAGTCGGGTGGTGGACTGAGTGTACAGTTGCCGCAAGTTGGAGGAACACAGCCTAACATTTTAGGGGTTGGAGCACAGACTGGGGTTGTAGCTATACAGGGCCAAAATGTGACAAGCACAGCACAGAGTGGGACTGTTCCACAGCAACAGGCTCCTCGTTCCCTGCAGCAGGGCTCTTCTGTTACACAG CGTGGTCCTGTGTATAATACCATGATGATCAGCCAGCCTGCCAATGCCAGTGTTGTGCAGATACCCAGCAGTCTGGCACCAAAAATAAATCAGGGAAATGCAGTCAACAG ATTTCCTGCCGGACAGCAGTTGGTCACTAAGATTGTGACTGCTCCAATGGCGTGTGGCACTGTCATGGTACCCACAACAATGTTTATGGGTCAGGTTGTGACAGCTTATAGCCCGTTTGCACAGCAACAAGGTCAGACACAGACCATAGCACTGCAGCCTCAGTCAACCGTGACTGCAGAGCAGCAGGCTCAAACTACCACATTACAAACAAGTCAACAGCAGGGGGCGACGCAGCAACCATTTTTACAG